A segment of the Entomomonas moraniae genome:
TAATTTATTTTAAGTAAATGTATTTCGCACTATAAATCGATATGATTTATTATTTGTTGAATGATTTGTTGCAGTTGTTTGTTTGCTGTTGGTTTCCAAATACAGACAATACTTAGCATCATACCTTTATTACCTAACTCCGTGTGAAAGCGGCTAATATTTTTATAGGATTCAGTGAATAGATGCGTTGGAAGTAGACTCCAGCCTTTTTTGTTATCTAATAGTTCTTTGAGAAGTTCAATATTGGTTATTTGTTGTATATTATCAGATATTTTTATAATTTTGCCGAGCTGATCAGGTAATTGGATAAAAGGAATAAATTGATTGGATGAGGCTAGTTCCAGTATGGATATGTTGGTTTGGAGATTAGAAAAGAAGCATTTATTTGCATAAATACCTAGTTCAATTGTACCAATAGCACTCCATTTAAAATCGGCATTAATCATGCGGTTAGCCGCAGGGTAGATACCAATATCAGCTTCGCCAGTCAGCAGTCTTTTCTCTGCTTGTGGCCGTTCAATATTGAGTAAATTAAGTTTGATGCGTTGTTGTTCACAATAAGCGATAAGTTTTTTTATAAAAGATAGTGGAATAAAGCAGTCATAGCAAAGGGTGATGGTATGCTTTATTTCTTTAGGCATTTGCATGGCGAGCTGATCAAAAATATTAGCTTCATGAAGAAACAAGCGCGCCTGCGTATATAGTTTTTTGCCTTCAGCGGTTAGTTGTAGAGGTCGTTTAGTTCGATCAAATAGTATATAACCAAGATTAATTTCTAATGAGTCAATTAACTCACTAATTGTTGTTCGGCTTTTTTGTAGTTTTGTCGCTGCAAGTGATAAGTTATTGGTTTCGCAAACACATGCAAAAGCTTCTATTTGCGCTAGGGTAAAATGAATAGCTGGCATTTTTATCTCTACTAATTCTAATGACGGTTTTCCCTGCATTAACTGATTTTAAAAAAATAGTAATTTTTTTTAGAATAGTTTCATAAGCCAACAGGTAGAATTTATTATACGTGAATTAGTGTCAATAGTGCCTGTAGTTATATAAAAGTATGCTTGATATGTTCAATAACACTGTCATTAAAAGGAAATTAAAATGAAGATAAATATGAAAAAATGTTTGCTTGCTGCTTGTATTTCAATGACTTTAAATGCAAATGCAGAAATGCTTGATCATGCTAAAGTGGTAGATAGTCCTTGCCATGTGGCTAATTTAACTTGTCCTACCGAAGTTGATAAAAAAATACCCGATGTAAAAGATATGTTGACATGGAACCAGCAAGATCGTGTTATTGGTTTTCGTAACGACTATCGATCTTATATAGGTGATGTATTTAAAGCAGGAAAAGCAAACCCTATCCCTAAATCGTTAAAAGATTTATCTTCTATTACCTATGATTATGGTAATCACCAGTATACCCTTAATGATTATATCAAGCGTAATGATGTAGCAGGTATGCTCGTTATTAAAGACGGTAAGATCGTATGGGAGTATTATGGTAAAGGCAATAACGAAACTACCTTGTGGACTTCACGTTCTGTGGGCAAGTCGGTCGTTTCTACATTAGTCGGTATTGCAGTAAAAGAAGGTAAAATAGCGTCTTTAGATGATTTAGTGATTAAATATAACCCAGATGTTAAAGGCACAGTTTGGGAAAAAGTGACTATCAGACAATTATTGCAACATACATCAGGGGTTGAGTGGGGCGAGGATTATACTAATCCTAAATCTGACTTTGCCCAACTTACCCAGTGTGAAGCCAATAAAAATACGTACGATTGTGTTAATAAGTTAGTTAAATCTCCAACCCGTAAAGCATA
Coding sequences within it:
- a CDS encoding LysR family transcriptional regulator gives rise to the protein MPAIHFTLAQIEAFACVCETNNLSLAATKLQKSRTTISELIDSLEINLGYILFDRTKRPLQLTAEGKKLYTQARLFLHEANIFDQLAMQMPKEIKHTITLCYDCFIPLSFIKKLIAYCEQQRIKLNLLNIERPQAEKRLLTGEADIGIYPAANRMINADFKWSAIGTIELGIYANKCFFSNLQTNISILELASSNQFIPFIQLPDQLGKIIKISDNIQQITNIELLKELLDNKKGWSLLPTHLFTESYKNISRFHTELGNKGMMLSIVCIWKPTANKQLQQIIQQIINHIDL
- a CDS encoding serine hydrolase domain-containing protein yields the protein MKINMKKCLLAACISMTLNANAEMLDHAKVVDSPCHVANLTCPTEVDKKIPDVKDMLTWNQQDRVIGFRNDYRSYIGDVFKAGKANPIPKSLKDLSSITYDYGNHQYTLNDYIKRNDVAGMLVIKDGKIVWEYYGKGNNETTLWTSRSVGKSVVSTLVGIAVKEGKIASLDDLVIKYNPDVKGTVWEKVTIRQLLQHTSGVEWGEDYTNPKSDFAQLTQCEANKNTYDCVNKLVKSPTRKAYAKPGEIWSYSSGGAWLLGDTLEKATGVPIATYLQEKIWQPYGMVRDGVWHSYEQGKHDVGAHGFNASLEDWGRFGLFIANNGVLPDGTKVLPDNWVKDARTWTQAKNSVTAKNPDGSYGYEWWNNSVPANYTGKYVNKLNAKDTLWALGIFGQIIMVNQTENLVIVQWSTWPKAEPSFDAQPLEAALMFNAIANKL